The following is a genomic window from Caproiciproducens sp. CPB-2.
CGCTTTTCTGCAAGAGGTCCAGAAGGCCTCGCGTCTCAGGCGACAGCGCCAGATAAATCGAGGTGACCTCTTTCACATCGGTCAGTAAAGCCTTTTCTGCTTTGGATTCTGGTTCTTCCACTGAGAGTGCTTCCCGCACGGCATCCGATTCTTCCCGCAGCGTGTTAATATTTTCAAAATTCAAGACGACCTTCGTGGGCTTTTCCTCTGATAAATCGGTTCTCTGTCGATTGCCATACTCTTTTGTCAGGAAACTGTCGATCAGTTTTGAGGTTTCCGGGTCCAGCGTAATCCCGCGAAGACGGCCCCGGCATCCGCATAGGTTTCTCAGCGAGTTTTCGCCGTAGCGAACCAGCTCGTTGATGTAAGCGCGCAACTTTGGATAAGCGGAATAGCCCTTAACCGTGAAGGCTATTTTTTGATTTGCCTGGGGGCATACCGCGCTTGCAAACGCATAGTATTCCTGCTTTTTTGCTCGGGTCGGACCATAGGTATCCAAGATGCCCTTTCCCGTCTTCTTTTGAAGAGCGGCGTCGGCAAGAGCCACAACCCGAGGGATAGCCTCCCGCATCAGTTCCTGATTGCCGTCTTTATAGAACTTGCTGCTGACGATGGAATAGTCGCACAGCGCGTCAATGAGAGAAAAAGAGAGCTTCAATGGAACCTCGGACGCATGCCGGGCAATCATCAGATCCGTTTTAGCCGAGGGCGATGCGTGAGGGTTCTCCTGCTCTGAAAGGGAAAAGTCTGTAAGTTCATACTGTCGGGCGAAGTCAAATATCCAATCTCCCAGATAACGGTCCAGCGCGGGAAATCTCTCCCGGTAGGCGTTCCATACCCGCTTGAGCTTTTCATAGCCGTCCCGCGGGGATTCCCATCCGGTTCCGCTGAGCAGCTCATAAATCAGTACGAAAATGTACGACAGATCCGTGTCAATGTAATTTCTCTGGCGGACCTGAGAACGCCAGTAGAAGTACCATGCCTGCTGGCTTTTGTTCATACTGTCGTAAGTCGGCCAATAAGACATAAACGGCACAAATGGGACTTCTTTTCCATCCTTCTGTGCAAACCTTTTCATATCCGCAAAGAACTTTTCATGCGGATCATGGATCGAAACCCGGACTGTAGAAGCGGAATACTGCGGCCTTGCGGGAACGGCTTGTTTTTTCTCCGGCTCCCCCTGGAGCACCATGTCGGAAAAGCCGGGGGCCGTCGGTGATGGGGAATGGATATTGGCCTTTTCTTGCGGACTGGCGGAAGACACCCCGGCCGAAGCCATCCGCTTTCTGATGCTCCTGTAAGCAAAAATATACTGAACGATCCCGACAATCCAAAGGAACGGCGCTGTGGATGGGACCGCGAAGGTTACAACCGCATAAACAATCCCGCAGATAATATGCAGTGCGTTAGTATTCACGATTCCGATATAAAGTACGGAAAGCCAATTGATCCATGGAATAAAGGAGAGCACCCTGCAGAACTTTCCGGGCAGCTTAGGAGTTGTGCTTTTCATTCTCGGATTCCTCCTTTTCTGTGGATACTGGCTTGACCTCCATGATATCGGACACATCGCAATTTAACGCGTTGCAGATTTTTACGAGAATATCCGTATTGACATTTTCGCTTTTCCCCAGCTTGGCAAGCGAGGATGGGCTGATGCCGGCCGAAACACACAGATCTTTCTTTTTAATATCACGATCGATGAGCAGTTTCCATAATTTTTTATAGCTAACAGACATAGACATCCCCCTAAATTTGGATATTCACATTATACAACGTAACTGTCGAATTCTCAAATATATTTGGGAGAAATCAAAGAAAAATCCGAGATGATGTCACAGTCAGTATTCATATGAGCCTATGGAATTGTGGAGATGTCCCCCTCACTCATTTCTATGTTGAGCAAGGGGGACAAGCAGAAAATTTTTTTTACTTTTCCATAAGTTTTTTTAACTTCGCCAGAATTTTTATCTTCCGGTCATGAATGGTTCGTTGGGCGATGCCGATTTCTCTGGACACCTGATGCTCACTTTTGCCTTTGAAAAACAGAGCAGTGATCAATTTCTGTTCCTCCGTGCTGAGCTGCTTGAGGCAGGTCAGCATTTTTTCGATCATCACGGTCTTGATTGCGGCATCGTCCACGCCCTCGCCAGCGGCGATAAACTGCTTGTTTTCCTCCAGAAGCCGTTCATAGGAGTCCTCCCTGCTGGGGAGATATGTAACGGCGCCGCTCACAGAATCGATCCGGCATCGCTCGACTTTGATGTCATACTGCAAATATTCCATCTGTCGGTCGCTTTTCTCCAAGACCTCAATGATTTCTTTGCTCACACCGGGATATTTCGCATGGTAATCCGTTCTTTTCTGATACTTTGCCATAAGGCTTGTCCTCCATTTCGTGATTGTTGAAATCCGGAAATGAAGAACAAGCGGCGGAGCCCGGCAGCGCGGTATAGCTGCAAACAACAAAACAGGAGCGTACTTGTGAGCATGGTTGCCCACAGGTTCGCCCCTGTAAATTATTTCATATTCTACCTGCTCTGGTGGTTCGTATTGCTGCCCGCGTTGCTCCCTTGAAAAGCACAGGCTTTTTTTGACAAGCTACCGGTTAGAAAAGCGATGTGCAGCAGATTGTAGTCCGCTACATCACGCTCGGCCGCTGTTACCGAGCGGCCGCCTGAAGTTCAGAGCATATCGAATGCGCATAGAAAAGCCCTCCAAACCTGCAAGTCTGGAGGGTACGTGTTTATTCAGGCATAAGAATAGACCCGCCAAACTCACGTTTTTTTTGTTGGCGGGTAGCGCCATGTTCTTAATTTTTCCGTTCCAATGTACATTGCAAAGAATGCCCTGATCCTGTCAAAAGGACAGACTCAGGACATTCTTTGCAACCAGGCTGTCATAGCGTTATTTAAACGCTTTAGATCCTTGGCTTTGCGTCCCAGTCTTTCGACAAGTTTGCCCTTATCATTATTTTGTTACTGAATATCACCGGCTTGCCCCGGTACATTCTAGTACATGGAGCGCTGCCTTTACATCACCTACCAGTAAACTTCTGGATAGTGCCCTTATGATTTTCAGTTTCCTCATAACTTTTAAATTCCTTTTCAGCGTTCTGCATGCCAATTAAAGCAGCCCCGATTGCACCGTTGAACTGTGGATAATTTGCCTTGTAAATATCGCACATCAGTTCATCTTCCAGAGCTGATCGAAGAGCGTCATTGTTAGCGCCGCCTCCGGTCATCAACACATCACCGTCCGATTTATATTTGCGTGCCAGTTTGGCAATACGGTTTGCCATGGAGATGTGCATACCGGCAAGGATGTCATTCCGGCTCTTCTTTTGAGCAAGGAGAGAGATCACTTCCGTCTGGGCAAAAACGGCGCAGGTGCTGTTGATTTGGCAGGGGTCAGTACTCTCTTTCGCAAGTGAAGCAATCTGATCGATTGTGGTTTCCAAAAGATCAGCCACAACCTCCAGAAATTTTCCTGTTCCAGCGGCGCATTTATCGTTCATTGTAAAATTCACGATATGTCCATCGAGACCAAGGCTGATGATCTTGCTGTCCTGGCCTCCGATATCAATAATCAGACGCGGGTGCACATTTTCGGGGGCCGTCAGCTGTACACCGCAGGCATGAGCGGTGATTTCTGAAATCGTAGCGTCCGCAAGGCCGATACTGCGCCTGCTGTATCCGGTTGCGGTGATTACGGCGATATTATCGCGTGTGATACCTTCATCCATATAGATTTTTTCAAGCAGCTTCGCCGCGGTTTCTTCGCAGTCGATGCCCGTCGGAAGGAGTTCCGCACCTAAAACACGGTTATCCTTTATTAATGCCGCTTTCAGGTAAGTTGAACCGGCATCCAGTCCCACATAATAGTTTCCCATGTATTTATCTCCTTTGCTCTATCAATTCAACAAACGCTTCCAGACGGATTTTCACCTGTTCGGCATCTTCGGCGGAAAAATCAGTTTCAACACGCAGAACCGGAATATTCAATTTTTCCGCCAGCTGTTCCACCATTGACAGCTCGAAATCGTAAGGCGTACAGCCGCGCAGGATATGATAGATAACGCCCTCCGCCTTCGTCTGACGCAACTTTTCTGTGAGACTGCTGAGACGGTCATCCGTCTGCTCGAATACCGGGCACGTACATGCGCAGACATATCGTGCCGTAAGCGCACGCAAGATACCATCCGTACTGTAATCGTCAGGAACAACCGGGTCATATAAAAGCCGCCCCGCCATACACGTCTCGTCTCCGACGATCTGCGCCCCCAGACTTTCCATCAAAAACGGCAGTTTATAGTTTGGAAATGTAATGGGAGAGCCCGCAATAAAGATACGCGGTTTTTTCCTCTTAAGCGGTTGCATTACAGCCGCTTTGTGAGAGAGTCCGGCATTCAGCATTTTCGCATGCTGCGTCCAGCTTTCCGGTGTATCATAGCAATAGCTGTTAAGCACAGCCATAACCTGTGAACCCATGACAGACGGATTGTCAGATGAGAGCAGAGCGTATAGTTTGTATGCTTCTTGCTGTGCCGCATTAATGCTTTTGCATGATTCGATCAGTTTTCGGTTGGAAAACCTGCGGCCCGTTTCTTTGGAAATACTTTTCATGAGCGCGTGCATGTTTTGCAAATTCTGCGCAAAACGATCCTCCGACTTATCCATCTCAAGCGGCAAAGGGATAACCGGAAGGTACTGCGACAAAAGCGCCGCGCTCTTTCGTTTGCCATCGCAGGTCATCGGCAGCACCGCAAACTTGCACTGCTGATAGATTGGCATGACGCGCATTGCGTGAAAACCGGCGGTTGCTTTCAAAACCGGGCAGGCGTCACGCGGGACAATCTCGTCTCCGATCATTGCCGCAACGCTGTGCCCAGCGCATAAGCGAAGCGGCCTGTAACCAAACGCGTATATCATTTCATCCGGCACCATCACGCAGTAGCTGCCAATGTACTCGTTGTCATCCTTCTCAAAATCGACAAATGTTTTTCTGAGGACATCAGTGAAATATCCAAGCCCCTCAGGAATATCCCGCGAGGATGTCAACTGTTTCAGGGAGCCTGCGGACACGCGCGAAATATTTCTCTTATAACGTTCCAATGTACGATCTTCCATTATTTCACCTGCTTTATATTCCGTTTGGATGACAATACCGTTTTCCCGAACAAGGTAAAGGAAAGCACATCCTGTTCCGGGCATGCCTCAATGCACTTCATACAGTAAATACAGTCTGAGTGAGTGATATCGGATTTGCTGCGTTCCTCATAAATGGAACGGATATCCATGGGGCAGCATTCAAGACAAGCACGGCAGTGTGTACACGCAGTGCTGTCTTTTTTTATTTTTCCGAAACTGATTTTATTGACAAAGCCTCGGAGTGTCCCTAACGGGCAGTATTTACAGAACGCCCGTTCTTTCAAAAAGCAAATTCCCGTCACGACGCCTACGATGATGATTTTATAAATACTCATATCCGCGCTGCTGAAGGAAAGGTCGGGCCGTATGTACATAACCGGGCGCATTCCAAAAAACAAAACACTAGCCAGAAAATACACAAGTATGATCCATTTCAGCGGACGCAAATAGGACTTTGCTTTTAATGACACATGGAATGTTGGGATATGCAGCCTTTTCCGAAGCATTGACAGCAGTTCCTGATAAAAGCCCAGCGGGCAGACATAGCCGCACCAGAGACGCCCAAAAACCAGAGCGCTGAAGATGCTGAGCAACAAAATAATAATCCGGTATCCGCTTCCCAGAAAAACGAGTGCGACAACGGCAATCAGTAGACACATGATACGGAAAGCCGTAATTTTACGCTGTTTCAATGTGTCTCCCCCTCACTCTGCAGTACCGGAAGCGGTTCAATGCGGTTTTTCTTTTTTTTGTAATAGATTATCATGCCTCCCGATGTCAATACAGCAATACCAAAAATAGAGGCAACATTTTCGATGCGCTTAAGTGTTTTTGCCTGCATAGCGGTTTCGGTTTGATTACCGCCGTTTGGCTGGGCCGCACTCCCGGCGTTTTGTGTTATATTGCTTGCGTGCGCTGAGGTTCCGACTGCCGGGCTCCGCGCAAGATTTGTTTTGACAGCGAAAAATACGATTGTGACAAGAGCGGCTGCTATCACGACGGTCATAATTCCGCGGTGCGCTTTTGCCGCTTTTTTCTTTTCCACAGTCTTTTGATGCAGTTCTTGTAAAAGAAAGCTGAATGACATAAGTTCCTCCTTGATCGTTTTGAGTTTTTAAGCTGATGAATATTCATTTTTATACTACCGCGGACAGTCTTCCGGTCTGCATCAGCAGTTCAGAAAACGCTTCCAGGCGAATTCTGATCTGTTCGGTATCGGCATTCGTATAATCCGTTTCAATGCAGACAAACGGAATCCCCGCTCTGATCGCGGCTTTTTCGATCCGCTCCGCTTCATAAGCATACATGAGCTGTCCCTTGAGAAGATGGTAGATTACGCCTCCAGTGTTTTGCAGGAAAGAGGTATCAGAACACAGCACGCGGGCAATATCGTTTCGTGCCGATCTGTAATGAATTTCATGTAGCTCCCTGAACATTGAATTCAGTGAGGAAGGATCACGCTTCATAAGCTCCGTATAATCCTCCGGATCGGGGATTCCGCAGAGATTCTCATAATCGCGGATACCAACATTATGTAGTACGGACGGAATTTTGGCATTAGGGAAAAAGATCGGCGATCCGATCAGAAGCAGACGAGACCGGTTTTCGGACATCGGTTTCAAATTTTCTTTGGCCAATCCATTCACGTGGTCAGTCCATTCATGAATGTCAGGAGCAAGATAATAGGTCTGATTGATAAAATCCTTTGCGATTTGCGGAATGTCCATAGCCTTCAGGCAACGGAGGGCATGATGCGCGCTGGTGATCTGCTTCGCGGCAGTTCGTATGCTCTTGGCGGTGACCGGCCGATGTGTGAGCTTTTGCAGCTCCATAACAAAATCCATTTGTGACGACTGAAACCGCAGGGTGGCTTTTGAATTCAGAAACGGCTCCTCCTCCACCACGATCACCGGATGCCCCAAATCCTTTAAATAAGGCAGGACTTTGCGCGTGTCGGCGTTGCTCACCGGCACGACCATGGCGATGATATCCCTCATGCGGGCAAGCTGCCCGGAAAAGAGAATGCTGCTTGCAGATTTCAATACAGGGTCCGAAATCTGCGGAAACACCTGTTCCGCATATTGATCCGTAAAGTAATTACCGCCAAGCAGAAATTGCGGGTTCGCACCGGCAGCTCGGATATATAATTCGGGAATACCGGTCCCCAATACCGCTATGGACGGCATTTCTGCCTTTTGTTCACCAAACCAGAATCCCTTCCAGATATCAAAAAAATAATCAAGCGGGATATCTGGTGCTTTTTCGCGCACGGCATCCATCGATTTCAGAATCTGATTCTCATATTTTTTATCCAAAACATTTAAGGCCCCTTTCATCTTTGATACTTATGTATTATAATCAAAAACAAAAGTGAAAGGAGTAACCACGGTTACTCCTTTGAAGAAAGGTGTGCTATTTTGGATAATTTATTTTCGATACTTGAAACGGTTGATCTGTTTAACTGCTTCTCTACTGATGAGTTGGATAAATTGTTTCAAAACAATCTTTACCATATCAGAACTTATTCCAAAGATTCCGTGGTACATCTTCAGAACGAAAAATGTGAAAACCTCGACATCATTTTAAATGGGGCTGTTTCGGTACAAAAAATTGATTCGAATGGGGATCTGCTCACGATTTGCAGTTTTTCTGCCGGCGAGGTTATGGGAGAAAACCTTTTGTTTTCACACAGGAATTTTTATCCCATGACAATCACCGCCAAATGTGACGCGGAAATTCTCCAGATCAAGAAAGAATTGATTTTAAAGCTATGCCAGGATAACAGTAAGTTTCTGAAGGGTTTTCTCCAGTCCGTATCCGACAAAACGCTTATTTTAACAGGCAAAATTAAAGTATTAACGTTAAAGACAATTCGACAATGCATTATTGAGTTTTTGCTTTACGAATACCACGCTCAAAAATCCGCAACAATTAAATTGAATATGACCAAAAAAGAACTGGCTGAAAAAATAGGGGTTCAAAGGCCATCTCTGTCAAGAGAACTGAATAAAATGAGGAAAGACGGCCTAATCACCTATGATCCCACACAGATTACAATCATTGATGTTGATTCGCTGAGCCAACTGCATATCGACTCATGACACAAAGAAGATAAGTTTTTTGACACACGTCAATTACTTCCCTGACAGGATCTGCTACGATTCAGACAGTTAGGAGGTAGATACACATGAGTAAATGGAATCGAAAACTGAATCAATTCCTTAAAAAGTATACGACACCTTTTACATTTGCAGCAGGCATACTGACAGTCTTAGGGTATCTGGCAGAACGACTGACAAATATGAGAACAGCCACAATCATTTGTTATCTCGTTGCCACAGTGCTAGCAGGATTGCCAATCTTCTTCCGGGCAATCACAGGACTGAGGATGAAAGCCATTGGCATTGAAGTTTTAGTGAGCATTGCAGTATTTGGCGCACTGTTTATCGGAGAGTACAGCGAAGCAGCTATCGTGACATTTCTTTTCCAATTCGGAACATACCTGGAACAGCGTACGTTGCAGAAGACCCGCAGTGCCATCCGGATGCTTACAGAGATGGCACCCGCCACTGCATGGAGATTGGAGAGCCAGACAGCTGAACCAGAGGAGATTGATGCAGATGAGGTGAAAGAGGATACCCTGCTGCTGGTCAAGACTGGTGGAAAGGTAGCCGTTGATGGTATCATCGAATTCGGAGAAGGGTATCTGAATGAGGCAAGCATCAACGGCGAATCCGTTCCAATTCATAAGGTGGTTGGAGATCAGGTCTATGCCGGAACCATCCTTGACAGTGGAATCTTACAGATGCGTGCAACCCGTGTGGGGGAGGATACCACCTTTTCCAAGATTATTGCACTGGTGGAGGAGGCACAGGATGCGAAATCCCCGGTGGAACGATTTATTGACAGGTTTGCCAAATGGTATACACCCGCAGTCGTTGTAATTGCAGCACTTGTTCTGCTCATTACCCGTAACCTGGATACAGCGATCACCGTTCTTGTCCTTGCATGTCCGGGAGCCCTGGTCATTGGGGCACCGGTAGCCAACGTGGCTGGTATCGGCCGCGGTGCGAGAGACAGTGTGTTGTTAAAAGGCGGTGACAGCGTGACAACCTTCGCCAAGGTGGATACCTTCCTGTTTGATAAGACAGGAACACTTACTACAGGTCATCCTGATGTGACAAATGTTTACAGCTACACAGAAGATATTCCAGGTGCTATGAAGTTGGCGGCAGCCTTAGAAAGTACAAGCGATCATCCGCTGGCAAAGGCAATTGTGAATTATGTAAAGAAGCAGGATGTTACAGTGGAAAAAGCGGTTGCCAGTGAGACATTGAAAGGATTTGGAGTTCGTGCTGACATAGATGGAAATGTCATAATAGCAGGCAGCAAACGGATGATGACGGAACAGGGAATCACCCTGACAAAGGAACAGCAGCGAGATTTACAAGAGGCACAAAGGAATGGCGCATCCACAGTTCTGATTTCTGAGAATGAAAAGATTTTATTATTGTTTGCTATTTCTGACAAGATTAAGGATGGCGCAGCAGAAACGATTGCAAATCTAAAGCGTCTGGGCATCAAAAAGACAGTGATGCTCACGGGAGATAATCGTAAGACAGCAGAAGCAGTTGCAGCAGAGATTGGAATAGATGAAGTGCAGGCAGAACTTCTGCCGGAGAACAAGCTTTCTGTAATACAGAAGATGCAAAGAGAAGGCAGAATCGTTGCATTCGTAGGGGACGGCGTTAATGACAGCCCGGCACTTGCTGCAGCTGACACAGGAATTGCCATGGGAGGCGGAACAGATGTGGCTGTGGAAACCTCGGATGTGGTTCTGATGCGCTCCAACCTTGAGAGCATCCCGGTGGCGATAAAGCTGGCAAAAAGAACAGTCAGTGTCCTGCAACAGAATATCGTGATTGCCGTCGGTACGGTGCTGTTGCTTTTAGCGGGACTTTTTGCCGGATATATCCGCATGGCAAGCGGCATGTTTATACATGAAGCAAGTATCCTGGTGGTCATCCTGAATGCTATGCGGCTTCTTCATAGAACAAAGAAATCATGAAGGGTTATGAGTCCATGGAAAAAGCGCAGTTTAAATCATGGATTGTAAAAAGTTGATCTGCATCAAGTATTTGATAAGCAACCCATGTTAAAATCATGATATCAATGAAAAAGGAGCGAATTTAATATGAAAAAATGTACCATGCAGTTGGGCGAACTGGTCTGTCCTATGTGTGCACAGAAAATCGAGGCCGTACTGAAGAATGCTCCGGGAGTGGATTCCGTGTCCATCTTGTTCAACTCCAGTAAAGCCAAGGTGCAGTACGATGAACAGACAACGGAACCTGAAAAGCTCGCCGAGGTTGTCAGAAGTATCGGCTATGAAGTATTGAAACTTTCATAAGAATAAAAGATAAGAGAGAGTTAGCTCGCTGTCGGAATACCGCAGCCGCATGTCTTCGGGAACAGAGATCCCGGTTCGAATGACAGATCGTTCTATCTGCCAGGCTTGGACAAGATCATCGGGCTGAACCATCTGAAGGACGGCGCCAAGCTTTTGCCGGTAGCCCTGATCCAATTCTACAAAGACGGCGCATAGATCATTGACGTCATGGAGGTTCTCGCCGCCCAGCAACGCAGTTAATTCCTTCGGTAGCTCGCTGTCGGAATACCGCAGCCGCATGTCTTCGGGAACAGAGATCCCGGTTCGAATGACAGATCGTTCTATCTGCCAGTCGTTTATAGGAAAGTGCAGCCAGGTGATCGGCGTGGCATCTTCAGAAAATCTGCGATCCGTCATCGCCACAGTCAGCACGGTATTGCCGCTGTACAGGTAGTCGGGATAGTACTGTCCATCGTAGAGTTGTTCCAGCTGCATGCCGTTGTCATAGACGACGCCGTAAGGCGTGACCTTACCGTCCTCGTTGAGCAGAAGGGACAGGGCCAGCTTTCGGGCGTCGACTGACTGCAGTTCTTCTGCCGTTGCGCCGCCATGGATGTCCAGATAATGCGCGCGGCCAATGGAGGCGAGGTCGGAAAAATTCTGCACCACCGTTGCGCTCTGACAACAAAAGGTCAGATTGATGAGATCGGTCATGTCAAAATAGCCGCGGCTGACAGCCACACCCTGAAACTGTGCGAGCTCGCGCCGGTCAAAGCTGTCCAGCCGTTTGACGAGATAGTCCAGCTCGTCGACGTTCACGGCAGTCTTTTCAAGACGCTTGAGGATCGGAACGTCACCGCCGACCGAAGCAGCATAACAGTCACGCTCCGTAGCGCTGCCGATACCAATGGACTCCAAATCCGCGTATACATTTTCCGTGATGGGGAAGCCGACTGTCACGGCAGGTGAGCCGGGCCGGTTTGAATTTGATAGGGTTGCATAGACCATGGAGCATTCCGCCTTTCTTTTCTGAATTTTATATCGGGGTATAAAAAAGAGCCATGCTCTCCAAATCGGAAAACATGGCTCTGTCCAAATTTATTTATGCTTGCGCTCACTTTATAAAAAAGCAAAGGCATCAGGAATTCCCCTCATGCCTTCGTTTTTATCGATCAAAGATCACTGATTTTCATTTTGAGAGAGAAGCTGCTTTACAAGTTCTTCGGGAGTTGTGCCGGCTTCTTTTACGGCATCCAGAAGTCGACGGATATCTTCCTGTTCTTTTGCCTCCAGCAGTTCTTTCTTTTTCGTCTGGAGTTCCTGAATCTTGGATTCAACATCCGCAATCTGTTCTTCAATGGGCTTTTTACGTGATCCGCGCGGCATTTTAATCACCCTTCTCTATAAAGTA
Proteins encoded in this region:
- a CDS encoding TerB N-terminal domain-containing protein, translated to MKSTTPKLPGKFCRVLSFIPWINWLSVLYIGIVNTNALHIICGIVYAVVTFAVPSTAPFLWIVGIVQYIFAYRSIRKRMASAGVSSASPQEKANIHSPSPTAPGFSDMVLQGEPEKKQAVPARPQYSASTVRVSIHDPHEKFFADMKRFAQKDGKEVPFVPFMSYWPTYDSMNKSQQAWYFYWRSQVRQRNYIDTDLSYIFVLIYELLSGTGWESPRDGYEKLKRVWNAYRERFPALDRYLGDWIFDFARQYELTDFSLSEQENPHASPSAKTDLMIARHASEVPLKLSFSLIDALCDYSIVSSKFYKDGNQELMREAIPRVVALADAALQKKTGKGILDTYGPTRAKKQEYYAFASAVCPQANQKIAFTVKGYSAYPKLRAYINELVRYGENSLRNLCGCRGRLRGITLDPETSKLIDSFLTKEYGNRQRTDLSEEKPTKVVLNFENINTLREESDAVREALSVEEPESKAEKALLTDVKEVTSIYLALSPETRGLLDLLQKSAWEAPSQPGDEALIQEINRQSERYLGRALLVVENADIIAEDDYRDELAYIYENPPAIPAEEARTKCFDASLLPEEFRDFMEALSPEQEKALFAVTASVDSQPELEKIAEEALTMPQILLDDINAAAMQYLGDILIDTAEESPHILDEYAPALKKSIA
- a CDS encoding helix-turn-helix domain-containing protein: MSVSYKKLWKLLIDRDIKKKDLCVSAGISPSSLAKLGKSENVNTDILVKICNALNCDVSDIMEVKPVSTEKEESENEKHNS
- a CDS encoding sigma factor-like helix-turn-helix DNA-binding protein, which codes for MAKYQKRTDYHAKYPGVSKEIIEVLEKSDRQMEYLQYDIKVERCRIDSVSGAVTYLPSREDSYERLLEENKQFIAAGEGVDDAAIKTVMIEKMLTCLKQLSTEEQKLITALFFKGKSEHQVSREIGIAQRTIHDRKIKILAKLKKLMEK
- a CDS encoding acyl-CoA dehydratase activase, giving the protein MGNYYVGLDAGSTYLKAALIKDNRVLGAELLPTGIDCEETAAKLLEKIYMDEGITRDNIAVITATGYSRRSIGLADATISEITAHACGVQLTAPENVHPRLIIDIGGQDSKIISLGLDGHIVNFTMNDKCAAGTGKFLEVVADLLETTIDQIASLAKESTDPCQINSTCAVFAQTEVISLLAQKKSRNDILAGMHISMANRIAKLARKYKSDGDVLMTGGGANNDALRSALEDELMCDIYKANYPQFNGAIGAALIGMQNAEKEFKSYEETENHKGTIQKFTGR
- a CDS encoding 2-hydroxyacyl-CoA dehydratase subunit D, with product MPGTGCAFLYLVRENGIVIQTEYKAGEIMEDRTLERYKRNISRVSAGSLKQLTSSRDIPEGLGYFTDVLRKTFVDFEKDDNEYIGSYCVMVPDEMIYAFGYRPLRLCAGHSVAAMIGDEIVPRDACPVLKATAGFHAMRVMPIYQQCKFAVLPMTCDGKRKSAALLSQYLPVIPLPLEMDKSEDRFAQNLQNMHALMKSISKETGRRFSNRKLIESCKSINAAQQEAYKLYALLSSDNPSVMGSQVMAVLNSYCYDTPESWTQHAKMLNAGLSHKAAVMQPLKRKKPRIFIAGSPITFPNYKLPFLMESLGAQIVGDETCMAGRLLYDPVVPDDYSTDGILRALTARYVCACTCPVFEQTDDRLSSLTEKLRQTKAEGVIYHILRGCTPYDFELSMVEQLAEKLNIPVLRVETDFSAEDAEQVKIRLEAFVELIEQRR
- a CDS encoding 4Fe-4S binding protein, whose translation is MKQRKITAFRIMCLLIAVVALVFLGSGYRIIILLLSIFSALVFGRLWCGYVCPLGFYQELLSMLRKRLHIPTFHVSLKAKSYLRPLKWIILVYFLASVLFFGMRPVMYIRPDLSFSSADMSIYKIIIVGVVTGICFLKERAFCKYCPLGTLRGFVNKISFGKIKKDSTACTHCRACLECCPMDIRSIYEERSKSDITHSDCIYCMKCIEACPEQDVLSFTLFGKTVLSSKRNIKQVK
- a CDS encoding 2-hydroxyacyl-CoA dehydratase family protein, encoding MDKKYENQILKSMDAVREKAPDIPLDYFFDIWKGFWFGEQKAEMPSIAVLGTGIPELYIRAAGANPQFLLGGNYFTDQYAEQVFPQISDPVLKSASSILFSGQLARMRDIIAMVVPVSNADTRKVLPYLKDLGHPVIVVEEEPFLNSKATLRFQSSQMDFVMELQKLTHRPVTAKSIRTAAKQITSAHHALRCLKAMDIPQIAKDFINQTYYLAPDIHEWTDHVNGLAKENLKPMSENRSRLLLIGSPIFFPNAKIPSVLHNVGIRDYENLCGIPDPEDYTELMKRDPSSLNSMFRELHEIHYRSARNDIARVLCSDTSFLQNTGGVIYHLLKGQLMYAYEAERIEKAAIRAGIPFVCIETDYTNADTEQIRIRLEAFSELLMQTGRLSAVV
- a CDS encoding Crp/Fnr family transcriptional regulator, whose protein sequence is MDNLFSILETVDLFNCFSTDELDKLFQNNLYHIRTYSKDSVVHLQNEKCENLDIILNGAVSVQKIDSNGDLLTICSFSAGEVMGENLLFSHRNFYPMTITAKCDAEILQIKKELILKLCQDNSKFLKGFLQSVSDKTLILTGKIKVLTLKTIRQCIIEFLLYEYHAQKSATIKLNMTKKELAEKIGVQRPSLSRELNKMRKDGLITYDPTQITIIDVDSLSQLHIDS
- a CDS encoding heavy metal translocating P-type ATPase — encoded protein: MSKWNRKLNQFLKKYTTPFTFAAGILTVLGYLAERLTNMRTATIICYLVATVLAGLPIFFRAITGLRMKAIGIEVLVSIAVFGALFIGEYSEAAIVTFLFQFGTYLEQRTLQKTRSAIRMLTEMAPATAWRLESQTAEPEEIDADEVKEDTLLLVKTGGKVAVDGIIEFGEGYLNEASINGESVPIHKVVGDQVYAGTILDSGILQMRATRVGEDTTFSKIIALVEEAQDAKSPVERFIDRFAKWYTPAVVVIAALVLLITRNLDTAITVLVLACPGALVIGAPVANVAGIGRGARDSVLLKGGDSVTTFAKVDTFLFDKTGTLTTGHPDVTNVYSYTEDIPGAMKLAAALESTSDHPLAKAIVNYVKKQDVTVEKAVASETLKGFGVRADIDGNVIIAGSKRMMTEQGITLTKEQQRDLQEAQRNGASTVLISENEKILLLFAISDKIKDGAAETIANLKRLGIKKTVMLTGDNRKTAEAVAAEIGIDEVQAELLPENKLSVIQKMQREGRIVAFVGDGVNDSPALAAADTGIAMGGGTDVAVETSDVVLMRSNLESIPVAIKLAKRTVSVLQQNIVIAVGTVLLLLAGLFAGYIRMASGMFIHEASILVVILNAMRLLHRTKKS
- a CDS encoding heavy-metal-associated domain-containing protein, with the translated sequence MKKCTMQLGELVCPMCAQKIEAVLKNAPGVDSVSILFNSSKAKVQYDEQTTEPEKLAEVVRSIGYEVLKLS